The following coding sequences lie in one Bos indicus isolate NIAB-ARS_2022 breed Sahiwal x Tharparkar chromosome 12, NIAB-ARS_B.indTharparkar_mat_pri_1.0, whole genome shotgun sequence genomic window:
- the SPRYD7 gene encoding SPRY domain-containing protein 7: protein MAASVFCCLRCCRDGGTGHIPLKEMPAVQLDTQHMGTDVVIVKNGRRICGTGGCLASAPLHQNKSYFEFKIQSTGIWGIGVATQKVNLNQIPLGRDVHSLVMRNDGALYHNNEEKNRLPANSLPQEGDVVGITYDHVELNVYLNGKNMHCPASGIRGTVYPVVYVDDSAILDCQFSEFYHTPPPGFEKILFEQQIF, encoded by the exons ATGGCCGCCTCGGTGTTTTGCTGCCTGCGGTGCTGCAGAGATGGCGGGACGGGCCACATCCCTCTGAAGGAGATGCCGGCCGTGCAGCTGGACACGCAGCACATGG GAACTGATGTTGTCATTGTAAAAAATGGAAGACGAATATGTGGAACGGGAGGTTGTTTAGCCAGTGCACCTTTACATCAAAACAAAAGCTACTTCGAATTCAAAATCCAATCCACAG gaATCTGGGGTATTGGCGTTGCAACTCAGAAAGTTAACTTGAATCAGATCCCCCTTGGCCGAGATGTACACAGTCTGGTGATGAGAAATGATGGAGCCCTATACCACAACAATGAGGAGAAAAACAGACTGCCAGCAAACAGCCTTCCACAGGAGGGAGACGTGGTG GGTATTACATATGACCATGTagaattaaatgtatatttgaaTGGAAAAAACATGCATTGTCCAGCATCAGGTATACGAGGGACAGTGTATCCAGTTGTTTATG tTGATGACAGTGCAATTTTGGATTGCCAGTTCAGTGAATTTTATCATACTCCTCCACCTGGTTTTGAAAAGATATTATTTGAACAGCAGATCTTctga